The Microvirgula aerodenitrificans DSM 15089 genome has a segment encoding these proteins:
- a CDS encoding FecR family protein: MPRPETDCRRERQTAQRLFEHALLLIARQHGGDPAQAEACHQAQQQWRQADPCHEAAFRAAQQAWQATEAGSLRGALALPPVRTGAQTLTRRRLISVLGLAGLGLATGGLGHWYRAQPLQQLSLRTGQGQIGSSLLADGSQLALAARTEARVLYYRDRREVLLAHGEIRFDVRPDPERPFIVVTDWGRVQVFGTVFSVAVRQTGMRVAVASGRVGVWRRSATREGTVALSPDIALTAGDSADIDHAGLRSGHVSPDDVGAWRQGWLVFDAQPLSVAVERWNDYLATPLVLERDAALAGLRLTGSFPLARPAAFLDALPRILPVRVVRSPDGPVRIQARR; this comes from the coding sequence ATGCCCCGTCCTGAAACCGATTGCCGCCGTGAACGCCAGACCGCGCAGCGCCTGTTCGAGCACGCGCTGCTGCTGATCGCCCGCCAGCACGGCGGCGACCCGGCCCAGGCCGAGGCCTGTCACCAGGCCCAGCAGCAATGGCGGCAGGCCGACCCCTGCCACGAGGCCGCGTTCCGCGCCGCGCAGCAGGCGTGGCAGGCGACCGAAGCCGGTTCCCTGCGCGGTGCCCTTGCCCTGCCACCGGTCCGCACCGGCGCGCAGACCCTGACCCGCCGCCGGCTGATAAGCGTGCTCGGTCTGGCTGGACTGGGCCTGGCAACCGGGGGTCTCGGCCACTGGTACCGGGCCCAGCCGCTGCAGCAACTGAGCCTGCGAACCGGTCAGGGCCAGATCGGCAGCAGTCTGCTGGCCGATGGCAGCCAGCTGGCGCTGGCCGCCCGCACCGAAGCGCGGGTCCTGTACTACCGGGACCGGCGCGAAGTCCTGCTGGCGCACGGCGAGATCCGTTTCGATGTCCGCCCCGACCCCGAGCGGCCCTTCATTGTCGTAACCGACTGGGGCCGGGTGCAGGTGTTCGGCACCGTGTTCTCGGTCGCCGTTCGCCAGACCGGCATGCGGGTCGCCGTCGCCAGCGGGCGGGTCGGCGTATGGCGACGCAGCGCCACCCGGGAAGGCACCGTCGCCCTGTCGCCCGACATCGCGCTGACGGCAGGTGACAGTGCCGATATCGACCATGCCGGCCTGCGCAGCGGCCATGTCTCACCGGACGACGTCGGCGCCTGGCGCCAGGGCTGGCTGGTATTCGATGCGCAGCCGCTGTCGGTCGCGGTCGAACGCTGGAACGACTATCTGGCCACGCCGCTGGTGCTGGAACGGGATGCGGCACTGGCCGGCCTGCGCCTGACCGGCAGTTTCCCGCTCGCCCGCCCGGCGGCCTTTCTGGATGCCCTGCCGCGCATCCTGCCGGTGCGGGTCGTCCGCAGCCCGGACGGCCCGGTCCGGATCCAGGCCCGACGCTGA
- the punR gene encoding DNA-binding transcriptional activator PunR: protein MKKIEGKGMWSEYSLDVVDAVARTGSFSAAAQELNRVPSAVSYTVRQLEQWLAVPLFERRHRDVTLTEAGALFVREARAVSRTMLATRRQCQQVANGWRGQLNIAVDNIVKPQRSRQMVVDFYRQFPDVELHVRHEVFNGVWDALADGRADIAIGATRAVPVAGSFAFRDMGFMNWLCVVGQRHPLAALTGPLDDDLLRPCPALCLEDTSRSLPKREAWMLDNQRRLVVPDWASALDCLCDGLCVGMVPAHRAVPLVAAGKLVALSLQRPYPPSPCCLTWAQNTPSPAMAWLLDYLGDSTTLNLEWFSET from the coding sequence ATGAAAAAAATTGAAGGCAAGGGCATGTGGTCGGAATATTCACTTGATGTGGTCGACGCCGTGGCGCGCACCGGCAGTTTCAGTGCAGCCGCGCAGGAGCTGAACCGGGTGCCGTCAGCCGTCAGCTATACCGTGCGCCAGCTGGAGCAATGGCTGGCGGTGCCGCTGTTCGAGCGGCGGCACCGGGATGTGACACTGACCGAGGCCGGAGCGCTGTTCGTGCGCGAGGCGCGAGCGGTCAGCCGGACGATGCTCGCCACCCGGCGCCAGTGCCAGCAGGTCGCCAACGGCTGGCGCGGGCAACTGAATATCGCGGTGGACAATATCGTCAAACCGCAGCGCAGCCGGCAGATGGTCGTCGATTTCTATCGCCAGTTCCCGGATGTCGAACTTCACGTCCGGCATGAGGTGTTCAACGGCGTCTGGGATGCGCTGGCCGACGGGCGCGCCGACATCGCCATCGGCGCCACGCGTGCCGTGCCGGTGGCCGGCAGCTTTGCCTTTCGCGATATGGGCTTCATGAACTGGCTGTGCGTGGTCGGCCAGCGGCATCCGCTGGCCGCGCTGACCGGGCCGCTGGATGACGACCTGCTGCGCCCCTGTCCGGCACTGTGTCTGGAGGACACCTCGCGCAGCCTGCCGAAGCGGGAGGCCTGGATGCTGGACAACCAGCGCCGGCTGGTGGTGCCGGACTGGGCCTCCGCGCTGGACTGCCTGTGCGACGGCCTGTGCGTCGGCATGGTGCCGGCGCACCGGGCCGTGCCGCTGGTCGCGGCGGGGAAGCTGGTTGCGCTGTCGCTGCAGCGTCCGTACCCCCCCAGCCCCTGCTGCCTGACCTGGGCGCAGAATACCCCGTCGCCGGCGATGGCGTGGCTGCTCGACTATCTGGGCGACAGTACGACGCTGAACCTGGAGTGGTTCAGCGAGACCTGA
- a CDS encoding methylated-DNA--[protein]-cysteine S-methyltransferase, protein MNPPAFSSPRLHFRHQPISGTLRHAMGRCALGTVLVARSDRGLCAILLDDLPDALPAQLAGIFPGTCLEPAPLHGELERVTALIDTGGCDPALDLDVGGTPFQQRVWQMLCTIPVGQTVTYTDVAQQIGAPAAVRAVASACAANVFAIAIPCHRVLRRDGLLTGYRWGIERKRAQLQRERGGD, encoded by the coding sequence ATGAACCCGCCTGCCTTTTCCTCACCCAGGCTGCACTTTCGTCATCAGCCGATAAGCGGCACGCTGCGCCATGCCATGGGCCGCTGCGCGCTGGGGACCGTACTGGTGGCCCGCAGTGATCGCGGACTGTGCGCCATCCTGCTGGATGACCTGCCGGACGCGCTGCCGGCACAGCTGGCCGGGATCTTTCCCGGCACCTGCCTCGAACCGGCGCCGCTGCACGGTGAGCTGGAGCGCGTGACGGCGTTGATCGACACCGGCGGCTGCGACCCGGCGCTCGATCTCGATGTCGGCGGCACGCCGTTCCAGCAGCGGGTCTGGCAGATGCTGTGCACGATTCCGGTCGGGCAGACCGTCACCTATACCGACGTCGCACAGCAGATCGGTGCGCCGGCGGCCGTGCGCGCCGTGGCAAGCGCCTGTGCCGCCAACGTGTTTGCCATCGCGATTCCCTGCCATCGGGTCCTGCGCCGCGATGGCCTGCTGACCGGCTACCGCTGGGGCATCGAGCGCAAGCGCGCCCAGCTGCAGCGGGAACGGGGGGGCGACTGA
- a CDS encoding MCP four helix bundle domain-containing protein, giving the protein MKISTKLYGMAVISLIGLATMLWTLYVQMGVVEERVVDATENSLPSVIVAGDARVQYLEARRQTILHIAYQDLASKKEAQAALEDNVKNLIKDLDNYRNTLVSNEEDRANTDAAIAAVSKWHALIPGLITLSEQHAGGDNTAALQYLKTTLAPTADNTYGAINKIVEFNKAQGTQSGKDAVQAGRSAKWSLMALGLALLAIITAASLWVALSVKRTLGHLDEKIAAITSERNLTLRVDDSGKDEISQIAGRLNQLLQMLQASFAELTHIGQAVGGHASEVASSSVQMSQAVEQVSESTSSMSAAVEQMTVSVNHVADRSAQAD; this is encoded by the coding sequence ATGAAGATTTCAACAAAACTGTACGGTATGGCCGTTATCAGTCTCATCGGCCTGGCCACCATGCTGTGGACGCTCTATGTGCAAATGGGCGTGGTGGAAGAGCGGGTTGTGGATGCCACGGAAAATTCGCTGCCGTCGGTCATTGTCGCCGGCGACGCCCGGGTCCAGTATCTGGAAGCCCGCCGACAGACCATCCTTCATATCGCCTATCAGGATCTCGCCAGCAAGAAAGAAGCCCAGGCCGCGCTGGAAGACAATGTCAAAAACCTGATCAAGGATCTGGACAATTACCGGAACACCCTGGTCAGCAATGAGGAAGACCGGGCCAATACCGATGCCGCCATTGCAGCCGTAAGCAAATGGCATGCGCTGATTCCCGGCCTGATCACCCTGTCGGAACAGCATGCGGGCGGGGACAACACCGCGGCCCTGCAATACCTGAAAACCACCCTGGCGCCGACGGCGGACAACACTTATGGCGCCATCAACAAGATTGTCGAGTTCAACAAGGCTCAGGGCACCCAGTCCGGCAAGGACGCCGTGCAGGCCGGCCGCAGCGCGAAATGGTCGCTGATGGCGCTGGGACTGGCACTGCTGGCCATCATCACGGCCGCCAGCCTGTGGGTCGCGCTAAGCGTCAAGCGCACGCTGGGTCATCTGGACGAGAAGATCGCCGCCATCACCAGTGAACGCAACCTGACCCTGCGCGTCGACGACAGCGGCAAGGATGAAATTTCGCAGATTGCCGGTCGCCTGAACCAGTTGCTGCAGATGCTGCAGGCCAGTTTTGCCGAGCTGACCCATATCGGTCAGGCCGTCGGCGGGCATGCGTCGGAAGTCGCCAGTTCGTCGGTGCAGATGTCGCAGGCGGTCGAACAGGTCAGCGAATCGACCTCCAGCATGTCGGCCGCGGTCGAGCAGATGACAGTCAGCGTCAACCATGTGGCCGACCGCTCGGCCCAGGCCGACTAG
- the punC gene encoding purine nucleoside transporter PunC: MKLSFGFTCYLAGLSMLGYLATDMYLPAFGAMQHELGLSANVIGASLSLFLAGFACAQLLWGPLSDRLGRKPVLLLGMGLFAVGCLGMFWVQGAVPLLAVRFLQAVGVCAAALVWQALVIDRYPADQARRVFATIMPLVALSPALAPLLGAWLLNHLGWRSIFAVLLVITVLLLVPTLLLQETRRQASARARRERVSYFYLLKSPRFSGNVLMFSACTAGFFAWLTGSPFILGEMGYSPDVIGLSYAVPTLAFLAGGYGCRTALRRLDGNRLLPWLLLLYGLSLIALFLVATLTTPTLLTLLLPFCCMALANGASYPIIVANALMPFPDNTGKAAALQNALQFGLCFVTSLLVSSFVARPLLATTATMLATVALAALGYAIQSRRPAAPARAAPAPGCAQ; encoded by the coding sequence ATGAAGTTGTCGTTCGGATTTACCTGTTATCTCGCCGGGCTGAGCATGCTCGGCTACCTGGCCACCGACATGTACCTGCCCGCCTTCGGCGCCATGCAGCACGAGCTGGGCCTGTCCGCCAATGTGATAGGCGCCAGCCTGAGCCTGTTCCTGGCCGGCTTCGCCTGCGCCCAGTTGCTGTGGGGACCGTTGTCGGACCGGCTCGGGCGCAAGCCGGTGCTGTTGCTGGGCATGGGCCTGTTTGCCGTCGGCTGCCTCGGCATGTTCTGGGTGCAGGGCGCAGTGCCATTGCTGGCGGTGCGCTTCCTGCAGGCCGTTGGCGTCTGTGCCGCGGCCCTTGTCTGGCAGGCACTGGTGATCGACCGCTACCCGGCCGACCAGGCCCGGCGTGTCTTCGCAACCATCATGCCGCTGGTGGCCCTGTCGCCGGCACTGGCCCCGCTGCTGGGTGCATGGCTGCTGAATCACCTGGGCTGGCGGTCAATCTTCGCCGTGCTGCTGGTCATCACCGTGCTGCTGCTGGTGCCGACCCTGCTGCTGCAGGAAACCCGGCGCCAGGCATCCGCCAGGGCGCGGCGCGAACGGGTCAGCTATTTTTACCTGCTGAAGTCACCACGGTTCAGCGGCAATGTGCTGATGTTTTCCGCCTGTACTGCCGGTTTTTTCGCCTGGCTGACCGGTTCGCCGTTCATTCTGGGTGAAATGGGCTACAGCCCGGACGTGATCGGCCTCAGCTATGCCGTTCCGACCCTGGCCTTCCTGGCCGGCGGATACGGCTGCCGCACGGCACTGCGCCGCCTTGACGGCAATCGCCTGCTGCCCTGGTTGCTGCTGCTGTACGGCCTCAGTCTGATCGCACTGTTCCTGGTGGCGACCCTGACCACACCGACGCTGCTGACGCTGCTGCTGCCGTTCTGCTGCATGGCACTGGCCAATGGCGCCAGCTATCCGATCATCGTCGCCAATGCGCTGATGCCGTTCCCGGACAATACCGGCAAGGCCGCCGCACTGCAGAATGCCCTGCAGTTCGGACTGTGTTTCGTGACCAGCCTGCTGGTGTCGTCCTTTGTCGCCCGTCCGCTGCTGGCGACGACCGCGACCATGCTGGCCACGGTCGCGCTGGCGGCCCTCGGCTATGCCATCCAGTCCCGCCGCCCGGCCGCGCCGGCCCGAGCGGCACCGGCCCCCGGCTGCGCGCAGTAA
- a CDS encoding TonB-dependent siderophore receptor encodes MPRGFSLAAVTLAVLAAPFAAAADASPALSGRQTLSLPAQPLGQTLNALARQSGTAISVDAALIAGRRAPALQGTMTLGEALRQALAGSGLLATPAGTGISVHSGDRAGEVALPEVTVSASTGRSAVTEGKGSYTTGSMSTATRLPLSIRETPQAVTVMTRQQLNDQAMTSITDVVRNAPGLFLSTSNGPGRPDFSARGFSVDNVMYDGLPSSYQGWIVGAQANMAMFDRVEIVRGATGLVSGSGTPSAAINLVRKRPTAAPKLSLTGSVGSWDNYRGEIDASGSLNENGTVRARVVGSWQDAHTFRDVEAYDHGLFYAVGEADLGERTLLTVGASYQKDSTNNFWGGLPLTVTGGHMNLPRSTFPGNAWERKEQKITTVFGEFRHQFDNDWSVRLAAMQAWQDAVFSGTYLVRSSPTDLGHNAYQSGHDEDQSSYDLYASGPFALLGRSHELMGGISRRQTRLATDNYSGNGMISQHVDPFSWDPHSVPKPHFVYTDTSHEVTTQEGVYLGTRLSLADPLKLILGARLDWYDYEGRSEASDYKVTRNLTRYAGLIYDLDRRHSVYASYTDIFTPQTSKDTSGRILDPIVGENYEIGIKGEYFGGALNAAVALFQIEQKNRARLNSDQSLCPTFPATSCYQASGLVRSRGIDVEIQGALTPGWQLSAGYTYTRANYIRDSDPANEGKRFNPDMPQNLFKLSTVYTLPGDLSQWRVGGTLYWQSDIFNEGSYEGVDFRNEQKAYAVADLMLGYRVNRHLDLQLNINNVFDKTYYKAVGSDVTWGPTDSYGDPRNAMLTARYVF; translated from the coding sequence ATGCCCCGTGGATTTTCCCTGGCCGCCGTCACGCTGGCGGTCCTGGCTGCACCGTTTGCAGCCGCGGCCGATGCCTCCCCGGCCCTTTCCGGCCGACAGACCCTGTCGTTGCCTGCGCAGCCGCTCGGCCAGACCCTGAATGCGCTGGCCAGGCAGTCCGGTACCGCCATCTCGGTCGACGCCGCACTGATCGCCGGCCGGCGCGCCCCGGCCCTGCAGGGCACGATGACGCTGGGCGAGGCCCTGCGCCAGGCACTGGCCGGCAGCGGACTGCTGGCCACACCGGCCGGCACCGGCATTTCGGTCCACAGCGGCGACCGCGCCGGTGAGGTCGCCCTGCCGGAAGTCACGGTCTCGGCCAGTACCGGCCGCAGTGCCGTCACCGAAGGCAAGGGCTCCTACACCACCGGCTCGATGAGCACCGCCACCCGCTTGCCGCTGTCGATCCGGGAAACGCCGCAGGCGGTCACGGTCATGACCCGGCAGCAACTGAACGATCAGGCGATGACCAGCATCACCGATGTGGTCCGCAATGCCCCGGGCCTGTTTCTCAGCACCAGCAACGGGCCGGGCCGGCCCGATTTCAGCGCCCGCGGCTTCAGTGTCGACAATGTGATGTACGACGGGCTGCCGTCCAGCTACCAGGGCTGGATCGTCGGCGCCCAGGCCAATATGGCGATGTTCGACCGGGTGGAAATCGTGCGTGGTGCCACCGGTCTGGTCAGTGGCAGCGGCACGCCGTCGGCCGCCATCAATCTGGTACGCAAGCGCCCGACGGCGGCACCGAAGCTCAGCCTGACCGGCAGCGTCGGCAGCTGGGACAACTACCGGGGCGAAATCGACGCGTCCGGCAGCCTGAATGAAAACGGCACCGTCCGTGCGCGGGTGGTCGGTTCATGGCAGGACGCCCATACCTTCCGCGATGTGGAAGCCTACGACCACGGTCTGTTCTACGCCGTCGGCGAGGCCGATCTCGGCGAACGGACCCTGCTGACGGTCGGTGCCTCGTACCAGAAGGATTCCACCAACAATTTCTGGGGCGGCCTGCCGCTGACCGTGACCGGCGGCCACATGAACCTGCCGCGTTCGACCTTCCCCGGCAATGCCTGGGAACGCAAGGAGCAGAAGATCACGACCGTCTTCGGCGAGTTCAGGCATCAGTTCGACAATGACTGGAGCGTGCGGCTGGCCGCGATGCAGGCCTGGCAGGACGCCGTGTTCTCCGGCACCTATCTGGTCCGTTCCAGCCCCACCGACCTCGGCCACAACGCCTATCAGTCCGGCCACGACGAGGACCAGTCCAGCTACGATCTGTATGCCAGCGGCCCGTTTGCGCTGCTGGGACGCTCGCATGAGCTGATGGGCGGCATCAGCCGGCGCCAGACCCGGCTGGCCACGGACAACTACAGTGGCAACGGCATGATCAGCCAGCATGTCGACCCGTTCAGCTGGGACCCGCACAGCGTGCCGAAGCCCCATTTCGTCTATACCGACACCTCGCACGAGGTCACGACCCAGGAAGGCGTCTATCTGGGCACGCGCCTGAGCCTGGCCGACCCGCTGAAGCTGATCCTCGGCGCCCGCCTCGACTGGTACGACTATGAGGGCAGGTCCGAGGCCAGCGACTACAAGGTCACCCGCAACCTGACCCGCTATGCCGGCCTGATCTACGACCTCGACCGCCGGCATTCGGTCTATGCCAGCTATACCGACATTTTCACGCCGCAGACCTCGAAGGACACCAGCGGCAGGATTCTCGATCCGATCGTCGGCGAGAACTACGAAATCGGCATCAAGGGCGAGTATTTCGGCGGCGCGCTGAATGCCGCCGTGGCGCTGTTCCAGATCGAGCAGAAGAACCGGGCGCGGCTGAACAGCGACCAGAGCCTGTGCCCGACCTTTCCCGCCACGTCCTGCTACCAGGCTTCGGGCCTGGTGCGCAGTCGCGGCATCGATGTGGAAATCCAGGGCGCGCTGACCCCCGGCTGGCAACTCAGCGCCGGCTACACCTACACCCGGGCCAACTATATCCGCGACAGCGATCCGGCCAACGAGGGCAAGCGCTTCAACCCCGACATGCCACAGAACCTGTTCAAGCTGTCCACCGTCTACACCCTGCCCGGCGACCTGAGCCAGTGGCGGGTCGGCGGCACCCTGTACTGGCAGAGCGACATCTTCAACGAAGGCAGTTACGAGGGCGTGGACTTCCGCAATGAGCAGAAAGCCTATGCCGTGGCAGACCTGATGCTCGGCTACCGGGTCAACCGCCATCTGGACCTGCAGCTGAACATCAACAATGTGTTCGACAAGACCTACTACAAAGCCGTGGGCTCCGATGTGACCTGGGGACCGACCGACAGCTATGGCGATCCACGCAATGCCATGCTGACCGCCCGCTATGTCTTCTGA
- a CDS encoding sigma factor-like helix-turn-helix DNA-binding protein has protein sequence MTARHYLELVNFFSRSLRDRDAAADVVQESYSRVLAMRQPEAVLDLRALLYRIGKNIVIDDARARQAEQRMLDTLGLISADSAPSPEREADARQQCRRLAARLAVMPRKRREAFILVRIYGFSHAESALHLATTVAAIEKHIVRAVCDLFDLATLRTA, from the coding sequence ATGACTGCGCGCCACTACCTGGAACTCGTCAATTTCTTCTCCCGTTCCCTGCGTGACCGCGATGCGGCGGCGGATGTGGTTCAGGAAAGCTATTCCCGGGTGCTGGCCATGCGCCAGCCGGAGGCAGTGCTCGACCTGCGCGCGCTGCTGTACCGCATCGGCAAGAACATCGTGATCGATGACGCCCGCGCCCGGCAGGCCGAGCAGCGCATGCTCGACACGCTGGGGCTGATCAGTGCCGACAGCGCCCCGTCGCCGGAGCGCGAGGCCGATGCCCGCCAGCAATGCCGCCGCCTTGCCGCCCGGCTGGCGGTCATGCCGCGCAAGCGGCGGGAAGCGTTCATCCTGGTTCGCATCTACGGCTTCAGCCATGCCGAATCCGCCCTCCACCTTGCCACCACCGTGGCCGCCATCGAGAAACACATCGTGCGGGCCGTTTGCGATCTGTTCGATCTCGCCACGCTGCGCACAGCCTGA
- a CDS encoding cation-translocating P-type ATPase, whose protein sequence is MSDAPEGLTCSEAQSRLREEGFNELPRTGHRSLPRIALEVVREPMFGLLIGAGLIYLLLGDHTEALLLLAFASISVMIAIVQESRSERVLEALRDLTSPRALVIRDGERQRIPGREVVRGDLIVLDEGDRVPADAQLLTAIDMQVDESLLTGESAPVGKVASGDASPGPRPGGDGLPFVFSGTLIVRGQGTARVTATGARSEIGRIGQALEAIDSAPPRLTLETRKLVRRFALFGLVACSLTVILYGLWRGSWLDALLAGIALGMSMLPEEFPLVLTVFTVMGAWRISRIRVLTRRASAIETLGAATVLCTDKTGTLTENRMTVVALAIDGDILRLDAGLPPALPDRFRHLIDHGRLACAPDPFDPMEKAFHALAAQHGHALPPASSTRVHSYGLRPDLLAVTQLWQGPGDSEVVIASKGAPEAIATLCRLDATARAALARDVDRMAADGMRVLAVAEATHHGNDWPASPTAFVFTLLGLVGLADPLRASVPEAVRECRSAGLRVVMITGDYPATALAIAGRAGLATDRCVSGDELAAMSDAELGRHVASIPVFARVMPDQKLRIVRALKAGGAIVAMTGDGVNDAPSLKAADIGIAMGGRGTDVAREAASLVLLDDDFGSIVRTVRLGRRIYDNLRKAMGYILAIHVPIAGLALLPLLTGLPLIFSPIHIAFLEMIIDPVCSVVFEAEREEKDIMRRPPRAEDSHLFSSGLVYWSLLQGALVLAVIATLYLLALWRGMPEADVRALTFVSLVLANLGLVLVNRSFDSSVRGALRGGNRALWWVGSVALLLLGLALAWAPARALFRFGPLHVDDLAIAVVPVVGLVIVLEALKRFWRGRLTA, encoded by the coding sequence GTGTCCGACGCACCGGAAGGGCTGACCTGCAGCGAAGCGCAATCCCGGCTCCGCGAGGAAGGCTTCAACGAACTGCCACGTACCGGGCATCGCTCGCTGCCCCGCATCGCGCTTGAAGTCGTGCGCGAACCGATGTTCGGGCTGCTGATCGGCGCCGGCCTCATCTATCTGCTGCTTGGCGACCATACCGAAGCCCTGCTGCTGCTCGCCTTCGCCTCGATTTCGGTCATGATCGCCATCGTGCAGGAAAGCCGCAGCGAGCGTGTGCTCGAAGCCCTGCGCGACCTGACCAGCCCGCGCGCGCTGGTCATTCGTGATGGCGAACGGCAGCGGATTCCGGGTCGCGAGGTAGTGCGCGGCGACCTGATCGTGCTCGACGAGGGCGACCGGGTACCGGCAGACGCGCAGTTGCTCACCGCCATCGACATGCAGGTTGACGAATCGCTGCTGACAGGGGAGTCGGCCCCGGTCGGCAAGGTCGCGTCCGGCGACGCGTCCCCCGGCCCGCGCCCCGGCGGCGACGGCCTGCCCTTCGTGTTTTCCGGCACGCTGATCGTGCGCGGCCAGGGAACGGCACGCGTGACCGCCACCGGTGCGCGCAGCGAAATCGGCCGGATCGGCCAGGCACTGGAAGCCATCGACAGCGCACCGCCACGCCTGACGCTGGAAACCCGCAAACTGGTCCGGCGTTTTGCCCTGTTCGGCCTCGTCGCCTGCAGCCTGACCGTCATTCTTTATGGCCTGTGGCGCGGGTCCTGGCTCGACGCGCTGCTGGCCGGCATCGCACTCGGCATGTCGATGCTGCCCGAAGAATTTCCGCTGGTCCTGACCGTGTTTACCGTCATGGGCGCCTGGCGGATTTCACGCATCCGGGTGCTGACCCGTCGCGCCTCGGCCATCGAGACGCTGGGCGCGGCCACGGTGCTCTGTACCGACAAGACCGGCACCCTGACCGAGAACCGCATGACGGTGGTCGCCCTGGCCATCGACGGCGACATCCTGCGCCTCGACGCCGGCCTGCCGCCGGCGCTGCCGGACCGGTTCCGCCACCTGATCGATCACGGACGGCTGGCCTGTGCCCCCGACCCGTTCGATCCGATGGAGAAAGCGTTCCATGCACTGGCGGCACAGCACGGCCACGCGCTGCCGCCAGCGTCGTCAACCCGGGTCCACAGCTACGGGCTGCGGCCGGATCTGCTGGCAGTGACCCAGTTGTGGCAAGGCCCCGGCGACAGCGAGGTGGTCATCGCCAGCAAGGGCGCACCGGAGGCCATCGCCACCCTGTGCCGGCTGGATGCCACGGCGCGCGCCGCGCTGGCCCGCGATGTCGACCGGATGGCCGCTGACGGCATGCGGGTGCTGGCCGTAGCGGAAGCGACGCATCACGGCAATGACTGGCCGGCATCACCGACCGCCTTTGTCTTCACCCTGCTCGGCCTGGTCGGACTCGCCGATCCGCTGCGGGCGTCAGTGCCGGAGGCCGTGCGTGAATGCCGTTCGGCCGGGCTCCGGGTGGTCATGATCACCGGAGACTATCCGGCGACGGCGCTGGCCATCGCCGGCCGGGCCGGCCTTGCCACCGACCGCTGCGTCAGCGGCGACGAACTGGCGGCCATGAGCGATGCCGAACTCGGCCGCCATGTCGCGTCGATTCCGGTGTTCGCCCGGGTCATGCCGGACCAGAAGCTGCGCATCGTTCGCGCACTCAAGGCCGGCGGCGCCATCGTGGCCATGACCGGCGATGGCGTCAATGATGCGCCGTCGCTGAAGGCCGCCGACATCGGCATCGCCATGGGCGGGCGCGGTACCGACGTGGCACGGGAGGCTGCCTCGCTGGTGCTGCTGGATGACGACTTCGGCTCCATTGTCAGGACGGTCCGCCTCGGCCGGCGCATCTATGACAATCTGCGCAAGGCCATGGGCTACATCCTCGCCATCCACGTACCGATCGCCGGCCTCGCGCTGCTGCCGCTGCTGACCGGCCTGCCCCTCATTTTTTCGCCGATCCACATCGCCTTCCTCGAGATGATCATCGATCCGGTCTGCTCGGTCGTGTTCGAGGCCGAACGGGAAGAAAAAGACATCATGCGCCGGCCGCCACGGGCGGAGGACAGTCACCTGTTCTCGTCGGGACTGGTGTACTGGAGCCTGCTGCAGGGCGCGCTGGTCTTGGCCGTGATTGCCACCCTCTATCTGCTTGCGCTGTGGCGCGGCATGCCGGAGGCCGATGTACGCGCGCTGACCTTCGTCTCGCTGGTCCTGGCCAACCTGGGGCTGGTGCTGGTCAATCGCTCGTTCGACAGCTCGGTGCGCGGGGCATTGCGCGGCGGCAATCGCGCACTGTGGTGGGTCGGGTCGGTGGCGCTGCTGCTGCTTGGTCTGGCACTAGCATGGGCGCCGGCACGCGCCCTGTTCCGCTTCGGCCCGCTGCATGTCGACGACCTCGCCATCGCGGTTGTTCCGGTGGTCGGGCTGGTCATCGTGCTGGAAGCGCTGAAGCGCTTCTGGCGTGGACGACTGACCGCCTGA